One region of Epilithonimonas zeae genomic DNA includes:
- a CDS encoding four helix bundle protein yields the protein MKPHRNLKAWSDSISLIKEIYVITKSFPREELFGITSQMRRAALSIPLNIAEGAARTSKKEFIRFLDIAIGSIAELDTLFIISSDLKFLSDDEFRLLNEKLDLIGKLVYGLKRKLLSA from the coding sequence ATGAAACCACATAGAAATTTGAAAGCCTGGAGCGACAGCATTTCATTAATAAAAGAGATTTATGTAATTACTAAATCATTTCCTAGAGAAGAACTTTTTGGCATCACTTCGCAGATGCGCCGAGCAGCATTGTCAATTCCACTGAATATTGCTGAGGGGGCAGCAAGAACTAGTAAAAAAGAATTTATTCGTTTTCTGGACATTGCCATTGGTTCTATTGCTGAGCTGGACACTCTATTTATTATTTCATCTGATTTAAAGTTTTTATCTGATGACGAATTTCGTTTACTAAATGAAAAACTTGATTTAATCGGAAAACTGGTTTATGGATTAAAGCGTAAGTTGCTTAGTGCGTAA
- the kdpB gene encoding potassium-transporting ATPase subunit KdpB: MKNNNNLFQAELVNEALKQSFIKLNPAKMFRNPVMFMVWVGTLVMAGVCIWIAAGEQNQGSLIYNIVVTAVLFITLLFANFAEAIAEARGKAQADSLRKTREETLAKMVKREMLNVKSLFDLNSSDFLLTTSNSLKKGDVFLCEPGDIIPSDGEIIEGLATIDESAITGESAPVIRESGGDKSSVTGGTKVLSDRIKVKVTTELGESFLDKMIALVEGASRQKTPNEIALTILLAGFTLVFIIVTVTLKPFGDYAHTPITIAAFISLFVCLIPTTIGGLLSAIGIAGMDRALRANVITKSGKAVETAGDVDVLLLDKTGTITIGNRKATHFHLVNGINEQDFTKAVVLSSMADETPEGKSIIELAGVNPLSYEINNSEFIKFTAETRSSGINYDNIRIRKGASDAIRNLVEKAGNQFPKETEEAVKNISSNGGTPLVVSENEKVLGVVELQDIIKPGIQERFERLRKMGIKTVMVTGDNPLTAKYIAEKAGVDDFIAEAKPEDKMNYIKKEQSEGRLVAMMGDGTNDAPALAQADVGVAMNSGTQAAKEAGNMVDLDNDPTKLIEIVEIGKQLLMTRGTLTTFSIANDVAKYFAIVPALFIASIPALQGLNIMNLHSPETAILSAVIFNAIIIPMLIPLALKGVAYKPIGASALLRRNLLIYGLGGVLIPFIGIKIIDLLVSLFF, encoded by the coding sequence ATGAAAAATAATAACAATTTGTTTCAGGCAGAACTCGTCAACGAAGCTTTGAAACAATCTTTTATAAAACTAAATCCAGCTAAAATGTTCCGTAACCCGGTAATGTTTATGGTTTGGGTAGGAACGCTGGTAATGGCTGGCGTTTGCATCTGGATTGCCGCAGGAGAACAAAATCAGGGAAGTTTGATTTACAATATTGTCGTGACTGCAGTTCTTTTTATCACTTTGCTTTTTGCCAATTTTGCCGAAGCTATCGCTGAAGCTAGAGGAAAAGCTCAAGCCGATTCACTTAGAAAAACAAGGGAAGAAACGCTCGCAAAAATGGTGAAAAGAGAGATGTTGAATGTAAAAAGTCTTTTCGATTTGAATTCTTCTGACTTCTTACTTACAACTTCTAACTCGCTAAAAAAAGGTGATGTGTTTCTTTGTGAACCTGGCGATATTATTCCATCCGATGGAGAAATTATCGAAGGTCTTGCTACTATTGATGAAAGCGCCATCACAGGAGAAAGTGCACCGGTAATCCGAGAATCCGGTGGCGACAAAAGCAGTGTAACAGGCGGAACTAAAGTTCTGTCAGACAGAATAAAAGTAAAAGTTACGACAGAACTTGGCGAAAGTTTTCTGGATAAAATGATTGCTTTGGTAGAAGGTGCTTCCAGACAAAAAACACCCAACGAAATTGCTTTAACAATTCTTTTAGCAGGATTTACCTTAGTTTTCATCATCGTTACTGTGACATTGAAACCATTCGGAGATTATGCACACACACCCATTACAATTGCGGCTTTTATCTCATTATTTGTTTGTTTAATTCCAACTACCATCGGCGGATTATTGTCAGCCATCGGAATTGCAGGAATGGATAGAGCTTTGCGAGCCAACGTGATTACGAAAAGTGGAAAAGCGGTAGAAACGGCTGGTGACGTAGATGTTCTTTTGTTGGACAAAACAGGAACCATCACCATCGGAAACAGAAAAGCGACTCACTTTCATTTGGTTAACGGAATTAATGAACAAGATTTCACGAAAGCTGTTGTATTAAGTTCAATGGCTGATGAAACACCTGAAGGAAAATCCATCATAGAATTAGCTGGTGTTAATCCTTTAAGTTATGAAATCAACAATTCGGAATTCATCAAGTTTACGGCGGAAACAAGAAGCTCAGGTATCAATTATGACAATATCCGAATCCGAAAAGGTGCTTCTGACGCCATCCGAAATTTGGTGGAAAAAGCAGGAAATCAATTTCCGAAAGAAACAGAAGAAGCCGTAAAAAATATTTCGAGCAACGGAGGGACACCTTTAGTCGTTTCGGAAAACGAAAAAGTTTTAGGCGTTGTAGAGCTTCAGGATATTATCAAACCGGGCATTCAGGAACGTTTCGAACGCTTGAGAAAAATGGGAATTAAAACGGTGATGGTAACTGGGGATAATCCTTTGACTGCTAAATACATCGCTGAAAAAGCTGGTGTGGATGATTTCATTGCGGAAGCTAAACCGGAAGATAAGATGAACTACATCAAGAAAGAACAGTCAGAAGGCCGTTTGGTTGCAATGATGGGCGACGGAACCAATGATGCTCCCGCACTCGCTCAAGCTGATGTCGGTGTAGCAATGAACAGTGGAACTCAGGCGGCGAAAGAAGCCGGAAATATGGTGGATTTGGACAACGACCCGACCAAACTGATTGAAATCGTGGAAATCGGAAAACAGCTTTTGATGACCCGCGGAACCTTGACGACGTTCAGTATTGCCAACGATGTCGCAAAATATTTTGCCATTGTTCCGGCGTTGTTCATCGCGTCGATTCCGGCGCTCCAAGGTCTTAATATTATGAATCTGCATTCTCCGGAAACCGCCATTTTATCAGCAGTTATCTTCAATGCGATTATCATTCCGATGCTTATTCCACTGGCTCTGAAAGGCGTTGCTTACAAACCAATTGGTGCCAGTGCATTGCTCAGAAGAAACCTTTTGATTTACGGTTTGGGAGGCGTTTTGATTCCTTTCATTGGGATAAAAAT
- a CDS encoding potassium-transporting ATPase subunit F, producing the protein MTALFIIAIAVFAYMCYVLVKPEKF; encoded by the coding sequence ATGACTGCATTATTTATCATTGCTATTGCCGTCTTCGCATATATGTGTTACGTGCTTGTAAAACCGGAAAAATTTTAA
- a CDS encoding sigma-54-dependent transcriptional regulator, protein MNKILIIDDEEKIRTLLSRIISLEGFEVFQASDLKNAKKRLEVSDIDVVISDVKLTDGSGVEFSKIIKEKYPSVETILLTAYGNIPDGVQAIKNGAFDYITKGDDNNKIIPLVYKALEKVVLNRRVLQLEKQLDNKQSFDNVIGKSRLIQFAIDSAKKVAGTDATVLLNGETGTGKEVFAQAIHNASNRNKQNFVAINCSAFSKELLENELFGHKAGAFTGAMKDSKGIFEEANNGTVFLDEIGEMPLDLQAKLLRVLESGEFLKVGDSKPTKVNVRIIAATNRDLQNEIDKGNFREDLFYRINIFSIVLPSLRERTSDIEELANYFLRKFTQKIGKKITSISKEYLDVLKKHIWKGNIRELRNVIERSVILEDSQELTIQSLPFDLQQLSTSDTSSNKSLSAFSMASAEKIHIQKTLNYTKGNKAEAARLLEIGIATLYRKIEEYKIS, encoded by the coding sequence TTGAACAAAATCCTAATCATAGACGACGAAGAAAAAATCAGGACTTTACTTTCCAGAATTATCAGTTTGGAAGGTTTTGAAGTTTTTCAGGCCTCTGATTTGAAAAATGCAAAAAAGCGATTAGAAGTTTCTGATATTGATGTTGTTATAAGCGATGTCAAACTTACCGATGGAAGCGGTGTTGAATTTTCTAAAATTATTAAAGAGAAATATCCTTCAGTAGAAACTATTCTTTTGACGGCTTACGGCAATATTCCGGATGGTGTTCAGGCAATTAAAAACGGCGCTTTCGATTATATTACAAAAGGTGATGACAACAACAAAATTATTCCTCTTGTTTATAAAGCGTTAGAAAAAGTTGTTCTCAATAGGAGAGTTTTACAGTTGGAAAAACAACTCGACAACAAACAATCTTTTGACAATGTCATCGGAAAATCAAGACTGATTCAGTTCGCTATCGATTCAGCTAAAAAAGTGGCTGGAACTGATGCAACAGTTTTGCTAAATGGGGAAACCGGAACTGGAAAAGAAGTTTTTGCGCAGGCTATTCATAATGCAAGTAATCGCAATAAGCAAAATTTTGTAGCCATCAACTGCTCGGCTTTCAGCAAAGAATTATTGGAAAACGAATTGTTTGGTCATAAGGCGGGAGCTTTCACTGGCGCAATGAAAGATTCAAAAGGAATTTTTGAAGAAGCCAATAACGGAACTGTTTTTCTTGATGAGATAGGAGAGATGCCATTGGATTTACAGGCAAAATTACTTCGTGTTTTAGAATCTGGCGAGTTTCTGAAAGTTGGAGACAGCAAACCTACCAAAGTTAATGTAAGAATAATTGCTGCAACGAATCGAGATTTGCAAAATGAAATCGACAAAGGAAATTTCCGTGAAGACTTGTTTTATCGAATTAATATATTCAGTATTGTTCTGCCATCCTTGCGTGAGAGAACTTCAGATATTGAGGAACTTGCTAATTATTTTTTGAGAAAATTCACACAAAAAATCGGAAAGAAAATTACATCGATTTCCAAAGAATATTTGGATGTGTTGAAAAAGCATATTTGGAAAGGAAACATTCGTGAACTTAGGAATGTTATAGAGAGAAGCGTAATTCTGGAAGATAGTCAGGAATTAACAATTCAAAGCTTACCTTTCGATTTGCAGCAATTGTCGACATCTGATACTTCTAGCAACAAATCCTTGTCAGCATTTTCTATGGCAAGTGCGGAGAAAATTCATATCCAGAAAACTCTTAATTATACTAAAGGAAATAAAGCTGAAGCTGCGCGTTTGCTGGAAATAGGAATTGCAACTTTATATCGCAAAATAGAGGAATACAAAATATCTTAA
- the kdpA gene encoding potassium-transporting ATPase subunit KdpA has product MNSEILGIILMFFLAVSLAIPLGRYIGKIFSNEKTWLNKILNPIDNIFYKLSGIDPEKEMTWKQHLIALLTINLVWFLVAMFVLTNMDWLPLNPDNNPSMSGDLAFNTAVSFVTNTNLQHYSGETGMSYLGQLTLMLWQFISAGCGMAVAAVVFIAMKERTTERLGNFYFFFIRSCTRILLPIAIIVASLLAFNGTPMTFEGKDSIVNLQGDKVEVSRGPVAAFVAIKHLGTNGGGFFGPNSAHPLENPNYFTNIVEIVTQMLIPLAMIFAMGYVIKRRKLAWTVFGVMTIGFLILTIPTIVSEVNGNPNISQMGISQTMGNMEGKEIRFGSAASAYWSIATTVISTGSINSMHDSFMPISGMNQLLGMMVNCFYGGVGVGFLNFYIFIILAVFISGLMVGRTPEFLGKKIEAKEMKIAMMIALLHPFLILAGTAIASYTYAHNPEAYASWLNNPGFHGFSEMLYEFTSSSANNGSGFEGLGDNTPFWNIACGIVMLMARYLPIIGPVAIAGSLAAKKYIPESAGTLKTDTSTFGLMVFAVIALVAALSFFPALALGPIAEYFGG; this is encoded by the coding sequence ATGAACTCAGAAATTTTAGGAATTATATTAATGTTCTTTCTCGCTGTTTCTCTTGCGATACCATTGGGAAGATACATTGGCAAAATATTCAGTAATGAAAAAACTTGGCTGAATAAAATTTTAAATCCCATAGACAACATTTTCTACAAACTTTCAGGTATCGATCCGGAAAAGGAAATGACTTGGAAACAACATTTGATCGCTCTATTAACTATTAATCTAGTTTGGTTTCTAGTGGCAATGTTTGTTCTAACCAATATGGACTGGCTTCCATTGAATCCCGACAACAATCCGTCAATGAGCGGTGATTTAGCATTTAATACAGCGGTAAGCTTTGTGACCAATACCAATCTTCAGCATTATTCAGGCGAAACAGGAATGTCATATTTAGGACAATTGACATTGATGCTTTGGCAATTCATTTCTGCAGGTTGCGGAATGGCTGTGGCAGCTGTTGTTTTTATAGCGATGAAGGAAAGAACTACTGAGAGATTAGGAAATTTTTACTTCTTTTTTATAAGAAGTTGTACAAGAATTTTGTTACCAATTGCAATCATAGTTGCCTCTCTGTTGGCATTCAATGGAACGCCGATGACTTTTGAAGGCAAAGATTCGATTGTTAATTTACAAGGTGATAAAGTCGAAGTCAGCCGCGGTCCAGTTGCTGCATTTGTGGCCATCAAACATTTGGGAACAAATGGAGGTGGATTTTTTGGTCCCAACTCAGCTCATCCACTAGAAAATCCAAATTACTTTACCAATATTGTTGAGATTGTTACCCAAATGCTGATTCCGTTAGCAATGATTTTTGCGATGGGATATGTAATCAAAAGAAGAAAATTGGCGTGGACAGTCTTTGGTGTAATGACGATTGGTTTTCTGATTCTTACGATTCCTACAATTGTCTCAGAAGTCAATGGAAATCCAAATATTTCTCAAATGGGAATTTCTCAAACGATGGGCAATATGGAAGGGAAAGAAATTCGTTTTGGTTCTGCAGCTTCGGCTTATTGGAGCATCGCAACTACCGTCATTTCTACAGGAAGTATCAATTCTATGCACGACAGTTTTATGCCGATTAGTGGAATGAATCAACTGCTCGGAATGATGGTCAACTGTTTCTACGGCGGTGTAGGTGTTGGGTTTCTCAATTTCTATATATTTATTATTCTCGCTGTCTTCATCAGTGGATTGATGGTTGGCCGAACGCCAGAATTCCTCGGAAAAAAAATTGAAGCTAAAGAAATGAAAATCGCAATGATGATTGCACTTCTTCATCCATTTTTGATTCTTGCAGGAACAGCGATTGCAAGTTATACTTATGCCCATAATCCTGAAGCTTATGCAAGCTGGCTCAACAATCCTGGGTTTCACGGTTTCAGCGAAATGCTTTATGAATTCACCTCATCAAGTGCCAATAACGGAAGCGGTTTCGAAGGTTTAGGAGACAATACACCATTCTGGAATATTGCCTGTGGAATCGTGATGTTGATGGCAAGATATCTTCCAATTATTGGTCCGGTTGCGATTGCAGGAAGTTTAGCTGCTAAAAAATACATTCCCGAAAGTGCAGGAACTTTGAAAACCGATACTTCCACATTCGGATTAATGGTTTTTGCGGTCATTGCATTGGTTGCAGCTTTATCTTTCTTTCCGGCTTTGGCATTAGGTCCAATCGCAGAATATTTTGGTGGGTGA